A window of Malania oleifera isolate guangnan ecotype guangnan chromosome 5, ASM2987363v1, whole genome shotgun sequence contains these coding sequences:
- the LOC131154787 gene encoding leucine-rich repeat protein 2-like translates to MLQKILPRGLRPHGNARDQSVTATPLLSNFDLTLSLSLSLSLSLSPQNQTFSFENFYLLILASRVSSAFLSVSVSPMAMAPLLSLAFLLSILCSLSPALSTNSEGNALHALRTRLSDPTNVLQSWDPTLVNPCTWFHVTCDSSNHVVRLDLGNSNISGTLGPELGELKHLQYLELYRNDIGGKIPKEFGNLKNLISMDLYGNRFEGEIPKSLAKLKSLRFLRLNNNRLTGSIPRELTALTNLKVFDVSNNDLCGTIPVDGPFGSFSMESFVNNRLNGPELKGLVPYDFGC, encoded by the exons ATGCTCCAAAAAATTCTGCCGCGGGGCCTTCGTCCACACGGCAATGCCCGCGACCAGAGTGTGACCGCCACTCCCCTGCTCTCCAATTTTGacttgactctctctctctctctctctctctctctctctctctctccacaaaACCAAACCTTTTCTTTTGAGAACTTTTATCTTCTGATTTTAGCTTCAAGAGTTTCTTCTGCCTTTCTTTCTGTTTCAGTTTCTCCTATGGCCATGGCTCCTCTCCTCTCTCTGGCTTTCCTTCTCTCCATCCTCTGTTCCCTCTCCCCTGCCCTCTCTACCAATTCCGAAG GAAATGCTCTCCATGCCCTGAGAACCAGGCTCTCCGACCCCACCAATGTTTTGCAGAGCTGGGACCCGACTCTGGTTAATCCCTGCACCTGGTTCCATGTCACCTGCGACTCCAGCAACCATGTCGTTCGcct GGATTTGGGTAATTCTAATATTTCTGGGACTTTGGGGCCAGAGCTTGGAGAGCTCAAGCATCTTCAGTACTT GGAACTTTATAGGAATGACATAGGAGGGAAAATCCCTAAAGAGTTTGGTAATTTGAAGAACCTCATCAGCATGGATCTATACGGCAACAGATTTGAAGGAGAGATCCCTAAGTCTCTTGCAAAATTGAAGTCACTCAGATTTCT ACGTTTAAACAACAACAGACTAACTGGTTCGATCCCAAGGGAACTCACTGCACTTACTAATCTCAAAGTCTT TGATGTTTCTAATAATGATCTGTGTGGCACTATTCCGGTAGATGGCCCATTCGGAAGTTTCTCAATGGAAAG TTTCGTAAACAATCGGCTAAATGGACCGGAGCTGAAAGGGCTGGTACCCTATGACTTTGGATGCTGA